The window CGGGGGCCACCAGGTTGACGCGGACCCCGCGCGGCGCGGCGTCCCCGGCGAGGGTGCGGGTGAGCGAGACCAGGCCCGCCTTGGCGGCGCTGTAGGCGTGGTTGCCGAAGTCCTGGAGCCCGTTGACGGAGCCGATGTTGACGATCGCCCCGCGGCCGGACGCCACCAGGTGCGGCAGTGCCGCGCGCGAGCAGCGGAACGCGCTGGTCAGGGTGAGGTCGAGGTCGCGGGCCCAGGTCTCGTCCGGGGTGTTCTCGAAGAGCGGCTCGTCCTGGGTGCAACCGAAGGCGTTGTTGACCAGGACGTCGAGGGAACCGAGGACCGACACCGCGTGCGCGACCGCCGCCTCGACGGACTCCCCGTCCCCCACGTCGCACCGGTACGCCTCGACGGCCAGCCCCTGCCCCCGCAGCTCCGTCACGCTCCGCTCGGCCGCCGGCAGGTCCACGTCGGTGACCAGCACCCGGGCCCCTTCCTCGGCCAGCCGCCGGGCCGTCGCCGCGCCGATCCCCCGCGCCGCGCCCGTGATCAGAACCCCGTACCCCTCGAAGCGTTCCGTCGTACGCATATTGGCGACCGTACTGCGCCGCCGATCACCGGGACAGACGCGACGCGATCTCCGTCCCGGATCCGGATACCGTCTGCTCATGTCGACCTTCGTGCAGCAACTCCCCGCCCTGCTCGGTGTCGTGATAGGCGCGCTCGGCTCGTATCTGGTGGTGATGCGCGGCGAGCAGGTGCGGTTCCGGCGCGAGCGGGAGACCCGCTGGGAGGAGCGGCGGCTCGCGGTGTACGCCGACTGGGCACGGGCCGTGAAGCAGTCGGTCACGCTCACCTACCGGGTCGCCGCCCATCTCGGCAACGACCCGCACCCCCACCCCCTGTCGCCGGAGGAGGCCGCACCCCTCATGGCGGAGGCGACGACCGCCCGGGACCCCTCCGGTGAGGCACTGCTGCTCCTCGGCAGCCCGGAGGTGGTGGAGAGGGCCCGCGCCTGGGTCGTCACGGTGATGGGGATGGAGGAGTTCCTGCGCGCCGGGACGCGGGACCCGGGGGCCTGGCAGTCGCTGCTGGAGAGGCAGCGCGCCGGGCGGGACGCCTACTACGCCGCCGTACGCGAGGACTTGGCGCTGCCGCCCGGCCACTCGGGGCGGTGGCAACTGCGGCCCGCGTCGGCGGCGGGACTCACGGGGACCACGCCTCCCTCCGCCCCACCGTCGGCGCCGGCGCCGACGCCGCGCACCTGAGCACGGTTCAGCGGTAGCCGGCGGTGTCCGCCGGCTTGCCCGTGTCCTGGACCTCGACGACGTAGCGCCAGGCGTCGGGGCGGCTGCCGTCGA is drawn from Streptomyces bottropensis ATCC 25435 and contains these coding sequences:
- a CDS encoding SDR family NAD(P)-dependent oxidoreductase, giving the protein MRTTERFEGYGVLITGAARGIGAATARRLAEEGARVLVTDVDLPAAERSVTELRGQGLAVEAYRCDVGDGESVEAAVAHAVSVLGSLDVLVNNAFGCTQDEPLFENTPDETWARDLDLTLTSAFRCSRAALPHLVASGRGAIVNIGSVNGLQDFGNHAYSAAKAGLVSLTRTLAGDAAPRGVRVNLVAPGTIRTPGWAGRESHLDDLAEIYPLGRVGEPADIAAAVAFLASRDAAWITGTTLRVDGGLLAVNTSFERVARAWREAENET